Below is a window of Mycolicibacterium rhodesiae NBB3 DNA.
CGAACCACTGAGCACCGAGGCTCTGCGCGCCTTCTGCACCGGGAAGCTGGCGCACTACAAGATCCCCCGGTACGTGCACGTTGTCGACGAGTTTCCAATGACGGTCACCGGCAAGGTCCGCAAAGTCGAGATGCGTGACGCGGCGATCACGCTGTTGAAGCTGCCGCAGGACTGACCGCGATCATTCAGCGCAACAACGCCCGCGCCATGACGACGCGCTGAATCTGGTTGGTGCCCTCGTAGATCTGGGTGATCTTCGCGTCGCGCATGAACCGCTCGACGGGGAAGTCGGTGGTGTATCCGTACCCGCCGAACAACTGCACGGCGTCGGTGGTCACCTCCATCGCGACGTCGGAAGCAAAGCACTTCGAGGCCGAGGAGATGAAGCTGAGGTTGGGCTCACCGCGTTCGGCACGGGCAGCGGCGGTATAGACCATCAGCCGCGCGGCTTCGGTCTTCATCGCCATATCCGCCAGCATGAACTGCACGGCCTGGAAATCGGCGATCGCCTTGCCGAACTGCTTGCGCTGCTTGACATATGCGATCGCCGCATCCAACGCGCCCTGCGCAATCCCGACCGCCTGGGCACCGATCGTCGGCCGGGTGTGGTCGAGGGTGGCCAGCGCGGTCTTGAAGCCGGTGCCGGGCTCGCCGATGATCCGGTCGCCGGGAATGCGGCAATCCTCGACGTACAGCTCAGTGGTGGGCGAGCCCTTGATGCCCATCTTGTGTTCCTTGGCACCAACCACGAAACCCGGATCGTCGTTGTGCACGATGAACGCCGAAATGCCGTTGGCGCCCTTGTCCGGATCGGTCACCGCCATCACCGTGTACCACGTCGAGTGCCCACCGTTGGAGATCCAGCACTTGGCCCCGTTGAGCACCCACTCATCGCCCTCGGCGCGCGCCCGGGTGCGCATCGACGCGGCGTCGCTGCCGGCCTCCCGCTCCGAGAGCGCATACGACGCGACAGCCTCGCCGGCGGCAATAGAAGGCAGCACGTGCTTCTTGAGCTCCTCGGACCCGCGCATCAGCAGGCCCATCGTGCCGAGCTTGTTGCAGATCGGGATCAACGACGACGACGCGCACACCCGCGCCACCTCTTCGATCACGATGCAGGCGGCCACCGCGTCGCCGCCCTGCCCGCCGTACTCCTCGGGAATGTGGATCGCGGCGAAGCCCGAGGACGTCAGCGCCGCCAGGGCTTCGTCGGTGTAGCGGGCCTTCGCATCGACGTCGGACGCATACGGGGCGATCTGCTTCTCACACAGCTCACGCAAGACCGAACGCAGCTCGTTGTGTTCATCGGAGAGCCTGAAAGGATCGAATTGCGTCATGCCGAGCCGGCTCTGAGCCCAGTCACGATTGACCAACCATCATGGTCGCGGACCCGGCGGGCGAGCAGCCGAAGAGTAGTTGTGGCATAGGCGTCCTTGTCTGTTTCGTTGAATCAGCGATGGCCGACGTT
It encodes the following:
- a CDS encoding acyl-CoA dehydrogenase, whose product is MTQFDPFRLSDEHNELRSVLRELCEKQIAPYASDVDAKARYTDEALAALTSSGFAAIHIPEEYGGQGGDAVAACIVIEEVARVCASSSLIPICNKLGTMGLLMRGSEELKKHVLPSIAAGEAVASYALSEREAGSDAASMRTRARAEGDEWVLNGAKCWISNGGHSTWYTVMAVTDPDKGANGISAFIVHNDDPGFVVGAKEHKMGIKGSPTTELYVEDCRIPGDRIIGEPGTGFKTALATLDHTRPTIGAQAVGIAQGALDAAIAYVKQRKQFGKAIADFQAVQFMLADMAMKTEAARLMVYTAAARAERGEPNLSFISSASKCFASDVAMEVTTDAVQLFGGYGYTTDFPVERFMRDAKITQIYEGTNQIQRVVMARALLR